The DNA sequence CGCGATTATGGACGTTGCCACGAATACGTGGGTGACTTACACGCGCGATCCGAAGTCGAAAACGGGCAAGGCCGTGGTGACCCGTGACAAGACAGTTCTCGAGACGGTGGAGATGGGTCTCAACCTGACGCACAACTACATCCTGGCCATCGACGTCGAGGACAACGACGTCTTTGTTGCGACTTCCAAAGGGTTGGCGTGGGGCGTTGGGGATGGGTACTATGGCGGGCTGCGCGAGCGGCCCAGGGCACTGGCTTCGAATGGGAGGGCGTCGAAATGAAGCGCCTGCTATTGGTGATGGTCTGTCTGGTTGCTGCGATGGGACAAGAGGCGAAGAAGGCTGTGCCCGCCGCGGATCCGGAGACGCAGGAAGTGCTGCGGCGGATCAACGGGCTCACTCCGTATGAGGTGCCGGACCTGAAGCTGCGAACGGAGCAGAACTACGCCCACACGTCGACGGATGTGGAGCCATTCGGTGCCGTGAAGCCGTATAAGGAGCATTTCCTGGTCCAGATGGAGTACACGGGGCCGGGGCGGGCCGTGCCGGAGCCGGCCGGGCTGAAGAGTGTGCGCATCGGCTTCATCGGGCCCATTGAGTCGACCGTCTCGATTGCCACGGGCGGCAAGAGCCACGAAGAGGTGTTGGGCAAGATGATGCTGAAGGGCGCCCAACTCGCCGTGGAACAGGCCAATGAGAAGGGTGGGTATCTGAAAGGCAAGATCCCGTTTGAGCTGGCCGTTGCCAACGACAACGGGTTGTGGGGTTCCACCGGCAATGAAGTGGTGAAGATGGCGTATGAGAACCCGGTGTGGGCGATTCTCGGCACCATCGACAGCGCGAACTCGCACATCGCAATCCGCGTGGCGTTGAAAGCCGAGGTGGTGATGATCAACACCGGCGACACGGATCCGACGTTCATCGAGACGAACATCCCGTGGGTGGCGCGCAACATCGGCGACGACCGGCAGCAGGGCTACCTTCTGGTGGATTACATGATTCGCAAGATGGGCTACAAGCGGATCGGGATCATCCGGTCGAGCAATCGTTATGGCCGTTTCGGCGTGCGCGAGATCAAGGACAGTTCGCGGCGGCTGGGGCATCCGGTGGCGATCGAGATGGCCTACAAGGTCGGCGGCGACGATTTTTCGCTGCAACTGGATCGAATCCAGGAGATGAACGTCGACGCGATTGTCCATTGGGGCGATGCGCGGGAAAGCGCCCTGATCCTGAACCAGATGCGGGCGCGCGGCATGAAACAGCCCTACTTCTGCTCCGACCGCAGTGTATCGCCGGAGTTTCTGCAGGCGGCGGGCGCGAATGCGGAAGGTGTGATCTGCGGATACCCCTGGAACCCGGATCGCAAGGATCCAAAGCTGGACGAGTTCCGTAAGGCCTTCAAGGCACGCTTCCAGGAAGATGCGGAGACCTATGCCGCCCATGCGTACGACGGAATGAACATGCTGATTTGGGCCGTGCAGCAAGGCGGCTTGAACCGGGCGAAGATTAGGGATCTGATTGCGACGCGGGCGAAGCCGTGGCCGGGTGTGACGGGCGCGATCCCGTTGAGCGCGGTGATGGACGACGCCGGTGAGGTGTTTCTGGCGCGATTTGGCCAGGGACGCTGGAAGTACGACTCGCGGGAGTCACTGCAGATTCCGCGCGGATTTGTCCCGGTGCGTGACCGGACCAGCCGCGGGCTGGAGTCAGCGAGCCGATAGATATGACCGGACGAGGAGACACCTGGAGCCGCCGCGCCTTCCTGGCGCTGGGGGGCTCCGCGTGTCTCCTTGGGCAGGAGCCGTACCTCGATAAACGGTCCACTCCCTTGCAGTACGAAGGTCCGGGCCGTGAACGCGGCGAGAAGCGCGGCGTTGAGGTCGTGCGGATCGGATTCTTTGGTCCCGGCGACGCGGCGCATCCACGGGCCGGATCGATCTGGATGGGCGCGATGTTGGCGGTAGAGGACGCAAACCAGGCAGGCGGGTACCGCGGCAGGCACTTCGAGTTGGTCGAGCGCTGGTCGGATGACGTGTGGCGCAGTGGCGCGTCGGCGGTGGTCCGTCTGGCCTATACGGACGAGGTTTGGGCCATCCTGGGCGGGATTGACGGCGCGACCACGCATCTGGCGGAACAGGTGGTGACGAAGGCCCTGTTGCCATTGGTGGATCCGGTGAGTACGGACCAGACAGTGAACCATGCGAACGTACCGTGGATGTTCTCGTGCGCGCCGGGAGACCCTGCGATTGCGGCGTATCTGGCCCGGCAGTTGCCGGGCGGCGAC is a window from the uncultured Paludibaculum sp. genome containing:
- a CDS encoding ABC transporter substrate-binding protein gives rise to the protein MKRLLLVMVCLVAAMGQEAKKAVPAADPETQEVLRRINGLTPYEVPDLKLRTEQNYAHTSTDVEPFGAVKPYKEHFLVQMEYTGPGRAVPEPAGLKSVRIGFIGPIESTVSIATGGKSHEEVLGKMMLKGAQLAVEQANEKGGYLKGKIPFELAVANDNGLWGSTGNEVVKMAYENPVWAILGTIDSANSHIAIRVALKAEVVMINTGDTDPTFIETNIPWVARNIGDDRQQGYLLVDYMIRKMGYKRIGIIRSSNRYGRFGVREIKDSSRRLGHPVAIEMAYKVGGDDFSLQLDRIQEMNVDAIVHWGDARESALILNQMRARGMKQPYFCSDRSVSPEFLQAAGANAEGVICGYPWNPDRKDPKLDEFRKAFKARFQEDAETYAAHAYDGMNMLIWAVQQGGLNRAKIRDLIATRAKPWPGVTGAIPLSAVMDDAGEVFLARFGQGRWKYDSRESLQIPRGFVPVRDRTSRGLESASR
- a CDS encoding ABC transporter substrate-binding protein: MTGRGDTWSRRAFLALGGSACLLGQEPYLDKRSTPLQYEGPGRERGEKRGVEVVRIGFFGPGDAAHPRAGSIWMGAMLAVEDANQAGGYRGRHFELVERWSDDVWRSGASAVVRLAYTDEVWAILGGIDGATTHLAEQVVTKALLPLVDPVSTDQTVNHANVPWMFSCAPGDPAIAAYLARQLPGGDFSVVVGTDHDSRNLAKEFLKAAASTRRLPAQRHDIGPGPLQLPGLEGAACVILAPPADTAAVMAAAPAGMTLLAGPAARSRGFSSERHVVTPRLHTADDARIQRLQRRFGRPADDFSLLAYDAAQFVVEAIREAGLNRALIRDRLAPHFGPRGRRNQEVFA